In one window of Candidatus Cloacimonadota bacterium DNA:
- a CDS encoding phosphotransferase, whose protein sequence is MKSNLIIQKQKRQVIKICKSPKMFKKELYIYQKNLPFTPRLIDHDGKNTLMLEYIDGIPIGELAQSDFSKIAELFLQLHNLENKKGKVICHYDNNPKNYLFKNGKYFMIDFGEWKYDRPEIDLIHFLLFWASIYNKRKFDIAFKKLMQSYLKSGDINPLEWEMLIPEVIEHFDSRRERYGKIEINADVNENRERLKNIYQ, encoded by the coding sequence ATGAAATCGAATTTGATCATCCAGAAACAAAAAAGGCAGGTTATAAAAATTTGTAAATCTCCCAAAATGTTCAAGAAAGAACTTTATATCTATCAGAAGAATCTGCCCTTCACACCCAGATTAATAGATCATGATGGCAAAAATACTTTGATGCTGGAATATATTGATGGCATTCCAATTGGTGAGCTGGCACAATCAGATTTTAGTAAAATAGCTGAACTGTTTTTGCAGCTGCATAACCTTGAAAATAAAAAGGGGAAAGTGATATGTCATTATGATAACAATCCCAAAAACTACCTTTTCAAAAACGGAAAATACTTTATGATAGATTTCGGTGAATGGAAATATGACAGACCGGAGATCGATCTGATCCACTTTCTGCTTTTCTGGGCTTCCATTTACAATAAAAGGAAATTTGATATTGCCTTCAAAAAACTGATGCAATCCTACCTGAAAAGTGGTGATATAAATCCTTTGGAATGGGAAATGTTGATACCGGAAGTAATTGAGCATTTCGATTCTCGGCGAGAAAGATACGGAAAAATCGAGATAAATGCTGATGTGAATGAAAATAGGGAAAGACTAAAAAATATCTATCAATAA